In a single window of the Candidatus Methylomirabilis limnetica genome:
- a CDS encoding DUF6788 family protein: MATPLEQLEERRDKIYLQMSAVGDFRPGMISVNFRRCGKKNCACFQPDHPGHGPQYLWNTTQKGVSRAQNLRMGPELEKTEKEVANYRKFAQLYQEAIEVNEKICLLRPVSEIDDEHELQKFKKIE, from the coding sequence ATGGCAACACCACTTGAACAACTGGAAGAGCGCCGCGACAAGATCTACCTGCAGATGTCGGCTGTCGGCGACTTTCGTCCTGGGATGATTTCGGTCAACTTTCGCAGGTGCGGGAAAAAGAACTGCGCCTGCTTCCAACCGGATCACCCGGGACACGGGCCCCAGTATCTTTGGAATACGACCCAAAAGGGGGTGAGTCGGGCTCAAAATCTTCGGATGGGGCCGGAACTGGAGAAGACCGAAAAGGAGGTTGCAAACTATAGAAAGTTTGCGCAACTGTATCAAGAGGCCATTGAAGTAAACGAGAAGATTTGTCTTCTCAGGCCGGTTTCTGAGATAGACGATGAACATGAGCTGCAGAAGTTTAAAAAAATTGAATAG
- a CDS encoding M23 family metallopeptidase, translated as MKRLTALAVVLLVCMTLDSVAQAEPMDALTLRQGDVRIVKLADDAKVSDLQGVIDTGGVPSAIPMFSKGGALYGIVAVDLYQQPGEYQMTVYEAATKRALSAKALIVKQGEFEKSISPSWNAHVFTKPELERIASEKQAMAEALRTSSSQPLWQDGTIYPIEKTDHTGLITTPFGQIRMNPAQDWFRFHRGTDFQAPKGFPIRAIATGKVAHLGHDYLLEGNITVIDHGLGIFSSYLHQSSFLVKIGDEVKKGDVIGRVGSTGNSNAPHLHLALKIGGAVVDPLQFIEALRGL; from the coding sequence ATGAAACGGTTGACCGCTCTTGCCGTAGTCCTGCTTGTTTGCATGACCCTCGATTCGGTGGCTCAAGCGGAGCCCATGGATGCGCTGACGCTCCGTCAAGGAGACGTGAGGATAGTGAAGCTTGCCGACGACGCGAAGGTTTCAGACCTTCAGGGTGTCATAGACACGGGCGGCGTGCCCTCCGCCATCCCGATGTTCAGCAAGGGGGGTGCGCTGTACGGAATTGTCGCGGTGGACTTGTACCAGCAACCCGGTGAATACCAGATGACGGTGTATGAGGCGGCAACCAAACGAGCGTTATCCGCGAAAGCACTCATCGTGAAACAAGGGGAATTCGAGAAGAGCATCAGCCCGAGCTGGAATGCACACGTCTTTACCAAACCTGAGCTAGAAAGGATCGCCAGCGAGAAACAGGCAATGGCTGAGGCCCTTCGTACCTCCTCGTCTCAGCCCCTTTGGCAGGATGGGACGATCTATCCGATTGAAAAAACCGATCATACCGGATTGATCACAACCCCCTTTGGCCAGATCCGGATGAATCCAGCCCAAGACTGGTTTCGGTTTCACCGGGGAACCGATTTTCAGGCCCCCAAGGGCTTTCCGATACGAGCGATTGCCACCGGGAAGGTCGCGCACCTCGGCCATGATTATCTGTTGGAAGGCAATATCACGGTGATCGATCATGGCCTGGGGATCTTTTCTTCGTACCTGCATCAGTCGTCGTTTCTCGTGAAGATTGGGGATGAGGTCAAGAAAGGAGACGTCATCGGACGAGTCGGGAGCACCGGGAACAGTAACGCGCCCCACTTGCACCTTGCGCTCAAGATCGGCGGGGCAGTGGTCGATCCACTACAGTTTATTGAAGCGCTGCGAGGGCTATGA
- a CDS encoding YebC/PmpR family DNA-binding transcriptional regulator produces the protein MSGHSKWSGIKHKKAKIDAIRGRAFTKLIREVTVAARVGGGDPIGNPRLRLAIERAKAVNMPQDNIQRAIMKGTGELPGVSYEEYVYEGYGPGGVAVLLEVLTDNKNRTAPEFRKAFSKYGGNLGESGCVAWLFEKKGLIQVEAATVDEDRLLSVALEAGAEDVLRSDDTFEIITAPKDLDRVKESLAKEKIEIADGEVTMLPQTTVKLEGKQAQHMLQLMEALEDHDDVQNVYANFDIPEEIMAAVTG, from the coding sequence ATGTCTGGACATTCTAAGTGGTCGGGCATCAAACACAAGAAGGCTAAGATAGATGCCATTCGCGGCCGTGCGTTTACCAAGCTGATCAGGGAGGTCACGGTGGCCGCCAGGGTGGGTGGCGGCGACCCGATCGGGAATCCTCGTCTTCGATTGGCGATCGAGAGGGCCAAGGCTGTCAATATGCCCCAGGACAACATCCAGCGAGCCATCATGAAGGGTACGGGTGAGCTCCCCGGTGTATCCTACGAGGAGTATGTCTACGAAGGGTACGGGCCGGGAGGCGTCGCCGTCCTGCTTGAGGTGTTGACCGACAACAAAAATAGGACCGCCCCGGAGTTCCGCAAGGCATTTTCCAAGTACGGGGGAAACCTGGGTGAATCAGGATGCGTCGCGTGGCTGTTTGAAAAAAAGGGGCTGATTCAAGTGGAAGCGGCCACGGTTGATGAGGATCGGCTGCTTAGCGTTGCGCTGGAGGCAGGCGCCGAGGATGTTCTCCGGTCAGACGATACCTTCGAGATTATCACCGCGCCCAAAGACCTCGATCGGGTCAAAGAGTCTCTGGCGAAGGAAAAGATCGAGATCGCCGATGGAGAAGTGACTATGCTTCCGCAGACCACCGTCAAGCTGGAAGGGAAGCAGGCGCAGCACATGCTACAGTTGATGGAGGCGCTTGAAGATCACGACGATGTCCAGAATGTGTACGCGAACTTCGATATCCCCGAAGAGATCATGGCGGCAGTGACCGGCTAG
- the ruvC gene encoding crossover junction endodeoxyribonuclease RuvC: MLVLGVDPGASATGYGIVARSDDGVLRAVDYGSVRTTPRDPFPVRLQQIFSRLTELIRCYQPECAAIESLIFAKNVQSAFKLGQARGVALLAAAQGGLSIAEYTPLQVKSAVTGYGAAGKGQVQQMVGSLLGLKEPLRSTDAADALAVAICHHHSARLLHLSRGRGR; the protein is encoded by the coding sequence GTGCTGGTCTTAGGGGTTGATCCAGGGGCCAGCGCCACCGGCTACGGAATAGTGGCTCGCAGTGATGACGGTGTATTGCGAGCCGTCGATTACGGTAGCGTCCGCACCACGCCTAGAGACCCATTCCCTGTCCGCCTGCAACAGATCTTCAGCCGCCTGACCGAGCTAATCCGTTGTTATCAGCCGGAGTGCGCAGCGATCGAAAGCCTTATCTTCGCGAAAAATGTACAAAGCGCGTTTAAGCTAGGCCAGGCGAGAGGGGTCGCCCTTCTGGCTGCCGCACAAGGTGGCCTTAGCATCGCGGAGTATACCCCGCTGCAGGTGAAAAGCGCTGTGACCGGGTATGGCGCTGCTGGTAAAGGTCAGGTCCAGCAGATGGTCGGATCGCTCCTTGGTCTTAAAGAGCCGCTGCGTTCGACCGACGCTGCCGATGCGCTGGCCGTGGCCATTTGTCACCACCATTCGGCCCGGCTCCTGCACCTGTCGAGAGGTAGAGGACGGTGA
- the ruvA gene encoding Holliday junction branch migration protein RuvA: protein MIAALRGLLTSKDPGHIVIDVNGVGYQVFIPLSTFYQLPEIQQEVRLRIYTHVREDAIQLYGFHALEEKMMFELLTGVSGIGPRLASNILSGISVEEFIPAILEGDIARLKAIPGVGRKTAERIILELKDKVLEVPCASRAVVGHQPSPERDRTIEDVVSALLNLGCSRKEASAAAEAAHQAVGDEADFEQFVKHALKTLSERTGKRL, encoded by the coding sequence GTGATCGCAGCGCTCCGCGGACTGTTGACATCCAAGGATCCAGGGCATATCGTTATCGATGTAAACGGGGTCGGTTACCAGGTCTTTATCCCCCTTTCGACGTTCTATCAGCTCCCGGAGATCCAACAGGAGGTACGCCTTCGCATCTACACGCATGTCCGCGAGGATGCCATCCAGCTTTACGGGTTTCATGCTCTCGAGGAAAAGATGATGTTCGAGTTGCTGACGGGAGTCTCCGGGATCGGGCCTCGCCTCGCATCCAACATCCTGTCAGGAATCTCGGTAGAAGAGTTTATCCCGGCCATTCTAGAGGGCGATATCGCAAGGCTCAAGGCGATTCCAGGGGTGGGTCGGAAAACGGCCGAGCGGATCATCTTGGAACTGAAGGATAAGGTCCTGGAGGTTCCTTGTGCGAGTCGAGCCGTGGTTGGCCACCAGCCGAGCCCGGAACGAGATCGCACGATCGAAGATGTCGTCTCTGCGCTGCTGAACTTAGGCTGCAGCCGCAAAGAAGCCTCGGCGGCGGCAGAGGCAGCGCATCAGGCCGTCGGCGATGAGGCGGACTTTGAACAGTTCGTCAAGCATGCGCTGAAAACCCTCTCCGAGAGGACAGGGAAACGGTTATGA
- the ruvB gene encoding Holliday junction branch migration DNA helicase RuvB: MANRQLQDEDQDLELSLRPKAWDDYIGQEKVKANLQVFVQGAKARREPLDHLLFYGPPGLGKTSLAFLIASEMGVSIRVTSGPVIERQKDLAAILSSLREHDVLFIDEIHRLNPLVEETLYPAMEDYRLDLIIGQGPSAQTYRLKLPRFTLIGATTRAGLLSSPLHNRFGVVQRLDFYDATNLFRIVLRSAKILGVSIVDDGAWEIARRSRGTPRVANRLLRRVRDFAQVLGDGIITSEVAQGALERLEVDTIGFDEMDRRILYTIIEKFAGGPVGIETIAVAVGEEKETIEDVYEPFLIQQGFLARTPRGRTVTPLAFDHFKLPRPAESQGELWHG; this comes from the coding sequence GTGGCGAACCGGCAGCTCCAGGACGAGGATCAGGATCTCGAGCTAAGCCTGCGCCCAAAAGCCTGGGATGACTACATTGGCCAGGAAAAGGTCAAGGCGAACCTCCAGGTCTTCGTACAGGGGGCCAAGGCGCGAAGAGAGCCTCTGGACCATCTGCTCTTCTACGGCCCGCCGGGGCTTGGCAAGACATCCCTCGCCTTTCTCATTGCCTCGGAGATGGGGGTGAGCATCCGGGTCACCTCCGGTCCAGTGATCGAACGGCAGAAAGACCTGGCGGCAATCCTCTCCAGCCTCAGGGAACATGATGTCCTGTTCATTGACGAGATCCACCGGCTGAATCCCCTAGTCGAAGAGACCCTATACCCGGCAATGGAAGATTACCGGCTGGACCTGATCATCGGTCAGGGTCCGAGCGCACAGACCTACCGGCTGAAGCTGCCGCGTTTCACGTTGATCGGGGCTACGACTCGCGCCGGGCTTCTGTCCTCGCCTTTGCACAACCGGTTTGGTGTGGTCCAGCGCTTGGACTTTTACGATGCGACCAACCTCTTCAGGATCGTCCTGCGGTCGGCAAAGATCCTGGGGGTATCGATCGTTGATGACGGCGCGTGGGAAATCGCGCGACGCTCCCGTGGAACGCCTCGCGTCGCCAATCGCCTGCTGCGGCGCGTCAGGGATTTCGCCCAGGTATTAGGCGATGGTATCATCACCAGTGAGGTTGCACAGGGAGCACTGGAACGGCTCGAGGTGGACACCATCGGGTTCGACGAAATGGATCGGCGGATCCTGTACACCATCATCGAAAAGTTTGCCGGCGGGCCGGTGGGAATCGAGACGATCGCAGTCGCTGTAGGAGAGGAAAAAGAGACGATCGAGGACGTCTATGAGCCATTCTTGATCCAGCAAGGGTTTCTGGCCAGGACCCCAAGGGGCCGCACTGTCACTCCCCTTGCCTTTGATCATTTCAAGCTCCCCCGCCCGGCCGAGTCGCAGGGCGAGCTATGGCACGGGTAG
- a CDS encoding DUF2905 domain-containing protein, with product MQGLDSLARMLILFGLILAVVGGLILFVGKVPFIGRLPGDIYIQRKNFSFYFPLTTSILLSVLLTILFSLFRRR from the coding sequence ATGCAGGGGCTAGATTCACTCGCCAGGATGTTGATCCTATTCGGCCTCATTCTGGCCGTCGTAGGGGGACTCATCCTGTTCGTCGGAAAGGTCCCTTTCATTGGGAGGCTACCGGGGGATATCTACATCCAACGAAAGAACTTCTCCTTCTATTTCCCCCTTACCACCTCAATACTGTTGAGCGTCCTCCTGACCATACTCTTTTCATTGTTTCGTCGCCGGTGA